One genomic segment of Trichococcus shcherbakoviae includes these proteins:
- a CDS encoding aminopeptidase yields the protein MVLPNFEENLQKYAKLLVSKGINVQKGHTIVITVDVEQAPFARLLTKEAYALGAEEVIVKWTDDFVTRETYLHTSEERMTNIPQYKVDESLDMIEKKASRLSVRSADPDALNGVDGKKLSAVQKANNVAFDAQRTATQANKVSWTVAAAAGAKWAAKVFPDLATEEEQVDALWNEIFKTCRVYEADPVAAWDAHEARLLSKADVLNAEQFDTLHYTAPNGTDLTVGMPANHVWESAGSVNAQNEKFIANMPTEEVFSAPDFRRIDGVVKSTKPLSYAGNIIDGMTFRFENGQVTEVSAEKGEETIRRLVEENDGGRSLGEVALVPDPSPISQSGIVFFNTLFDENASNHLALGSAYASSVVGGTEMTQEELATAGLNRSTTHVDFMIGSADMNIDGIRKDGSVMPIFRNGDWAF from the coding sequence ATGGTATTACCGAATTTTGAGGAAAATCTACAAAAATACGCCAAATTGTTGGTTTCGAAAGGGATCAACGTTCAAAAAGGCCACACAATCGTCATCACTGTCGACGTCGAGCAGGCACCGTTCGCGCGTCTGTTGACCAAGGAAGCCTACGCGCTGGGCGCCGAGGAAGTCATCGTCAAGTGGACCGACGATTTCGTCACCCGCGAAACGTATCTGCATACGTCCGAGGAGAGAATGACGAATATCCCGCAATACAAAGTCGATGAAAGTCTCGACATGATCGAAAAGAAAGCGAGCCGCCTTTCTGTCCGCTCGGCCGATCCGGATGCTCTGAACGGCGTCGACGGCAAGAAATTATCTGCTGTGCAAAAAGCGAATAACGTCGCCTTCGATGCGCAACGCACCGCGACCCAAGCCAACAAAGTGAGCTGGACCGTCGCTGCCGCAGCCGGCGCGAAATGGGCGGCGAAAGTCTTCCCTGATCTGGCTACCGAAGAGGAACAAGTCGACGCTTTGTGGAACGAAATCTTCAAAACTTGCCGCGTCTACGAAGCCGACCCGGTTGCTGCCTGGGATGCGCATGAAGCGCGCTTGTTGTCGAAAGCCGACGTTCTGAATGCCGAGCAATTCGACACGCTGCACTACACAGCGCCAAACGGAACCGATTTGACGGTCGGCATGCCAGCCAACCACGTCTGGGAAAGCGCCGGCAGCGTGAACGCGCAGAACGAAAAGTTCATCGCCAACATGCCTACCGAGGAAGTGTTCAGCGCGCCTGATTTCCGCCGCATCGACGGTGTTGTGAAATCGACGAAACCGCTGAGCTACGCCGGCAACATCATCGACGGCATGACCTTCCGCTTCGAGAACGGTCAAGTGACCGAAGTCTCCGCTGAAAAAGGCGAAGAAACGATCCGCCGATTGGTCGAAGAAAACGACGGCGGACGTAGCCTCGGCGAAGTCGCCTTGGTTCCGGATCCGTCTCCGATCTCGCAATCCGGCATCGTCTTCTTCAACACCCTGTTCGACGAAAATGCTTCGAACCACTTGGCGCTGGGCTCCGCTTACGCATCAAGTGTTGTTGGCGGTACTGAAATGACGCAAGAAGAGTTGGCAACAGCCGGCTTGAACCGTTCGACTACGCACGTGGACTTCATGATCGGGTCCGCGGATATGAATATCGATGGAATCCGCAAGGACGGATCGGTTATGCCGATCTTCCGCAATGGGGATTGGGCGTTCTAA
- a CDS encoding NADPH-dependent F420 reductase, with translation MAEISIFGKGNMGSAIGGNFEAAGNQVTYITKDTVIEKFGDIVVLSVPYPAIAGILAAHRDLFAGKIVIDITNPLNFETFDSLVVPTDSSAAAEIAKEIPDASVVKAFNTNFAATLATKKVAGAHPTTVLLASDDKEAKDKLVAALEGSGLAFIDAGLLKRARELEAMGFLQISLAAADKISWTGGFGIFH, from the coding sequence ATGGCTGAAATCAGTATTTTTGGCAAAGGGAACATGGGAAGTGCAATAGGGGGAAATTTTGAGGCCGCCGGGAATCAAGTAACGTACATAACTAAGGATACAGTCATTGAGAAATTTGGGGATATCGTGGTTCTGTCGGTTCCGTATCCGGCTATTGCCGGAATATTGGCTGCCCATCGCGACCTGTTTGCCGGGAAGATCGTCATCGATATCACCAATCCATTGAATTTTGAGACATTCGACAGCCTTGTTGTGCCGACCGACAGCTCAGCCGCAGCTGAGATCGCCAAAGAAATACCGGATGCTTCTGTCGTCAAAGCCTTCAACACGAATTTCGCCGCCACACTTGCGACGAAGAAAGTGGCAGGCGCCCACCCAACGACAGTGTTGTTGGCATCCGACGACAAGGAAGCCAAGGATAAACTGGTTGCCGCATTGGAGGGCAGCGGCCTGGCCTTCATCGATGCCGGCTTGCTGAAACGGGCCCGCGAGCTCGAAGCAATGGGCTTCCTACAGATTTCGCTCGCTGCTGCCGATAAAATCAGCTGGACGGGTGGTTTCGGCATCTTCCATTAA